TGAAGAACATCATGTCGTTGTCGCGATCGTCGTCGAAGTCCTTCGGGCGGAGCGTCTTCGCGATGAATTCCACGAGGTCATGCCGCAAAAAACGCGTGGGCCCAAAGCCATGCGGTTGGAACCAGGCAATCACGCGGCCCTCGGTAAAGTCCTGCACACTCCTGATGCTTGCCGCAATCTTTGCCGGGTTATGCGCAAAATCGTCCACGAGGGTGACGCCATTGAACGTTCCCAAAATCTGATGGCGGCGGAACACGCCCGGGAAAGTTGCCAGCGCGTCGGCACACGTATGGAGCGAAACGCCCGCAAAGAGCGCCGCCGCAGTCGCCGCAAGCGCATTTTCCATGTTGTGCTTGCCCGGGAGCGGCACCTCGAAATTCACGAGTTCCGCCTTATGGCGCACGCGGAACTTGATATGCGTACCCGCGGTCTTGAAGTCCGTACCCTGCACGCCCACGTAGTTCTCGAACCCGAAATCGAATTCGCGGCCCGCGCTGAACTTCTTTGCCAGCGGGTGCGCATCGTTCACGATGAGGATCTTGCCGTTGTCCAAAATGTTGTGACTGAACTTGAGGAAGATTTCCTGCAGTTCGTCCATCTCCTTGTGGTCCTTGTCCACATTGAGGATGAGCCCAATTTCCGGTTCGTAGCGCACGAGGGTTCCATCGCTCTCGTCGGCTTCGACAACGAGCCATTCGCCCTTACCGCTCACCGCGTTACCAATCTTACCCTGCTTCTGCAGGTTCACGAGGCCGGCCCCCGTCATCACGGAGGGCTGGAGTCCGGCGTATTCCAGGATGTGGTAAATCATCGCGGTCACGGTGCTTTTGCCGCTTGTACCGCTCACCGCAATCGTGCGGGCTTCCTTCGAAATCTTCGCGAGCATTTCACTACGGTGCATCACGGGAACGCCGAGTTCCTTCGCGCGCTTCAAATCGGGGTTCGTATCCTCGATGGCGGTACTCACCACCACGGCAGAGAGGCCCGCGACAATGCCCGAGCCATCCTGCGCAAAGCACTTGATTCCGCAATCTTCGAGCTGGCCCATCACGAGCGGCTTTTCGCACTTGCCCGCAAGGAATTCACCGAACTGACGGTCGGACCCGCTCACCGCGACGCCCTTGCCCGCCAGGTACTGGGCGATAGCACTCATGCCCACGCCCGCAACACCGATAAAGAAGTAAGATTCAGTCATTGGTCATTAGTTATTAGTCAATAGTTATTGGTCATACATCAGGAACTGTCACTCTGGAGCATCGAAGATGCGATAGAGTCCATGCAATTTTTTATGGATCCTATCGGTCGCCTTTGGCTCCCTCCAGGATGACATTTTCTAATCTAGCAAATCTGGATCGATAGTCGGTTCGTAACCGGGTTCCACGAAGTCCTCGGTCGCGACACCCTTCTTGCGCGCCGCCTTCATCTGCTTGATAAGCTTGCGTTCGGCCGCTTTCGCCTTGCGGTGCGCAGCCGTAGCCGCCTTCTCGGCATGGCGCTGGGCACGGGTCTTACGCTCCTTCAGTTCCGGGAACACGCATTCCTGCTCTTCTTCGGGCATATCGCCTTCGAAGTCCTCGTCGAAGCCTTCGTCAAAACGAATGTCGGCATCAAAGTCGCGGAAGCCTTCTTCCTCGTCGAACACCGGGGCGTCTGCCGGGCATTCCTTCTTCAGGAGTTTCAGCACCTTCGCGAACGGTTCTTCCAGCGGGACCTTGAACTTCATCTTCTTGCCCGTGCGCGGGTGGATGAGTTCAATCTTCACCGCCTGCAAAAGTTGCGCCGGGGCAATCTCGAGCACCTTCTCCGCAATCTCCTTCATCAGAGGCGGCACGCGGTTCAAGCTCTCTTCGCGGCCATCGTACAGCGGGTCGCCCACCACCGGGTGGCCCGTATAGCGGGTATGTACGCGAATCTGGTGCGTACGGCCCGATTCCAGTTGCAGTTCGAGCAAGGTCGCAATCGCGAAGAATTCCTTCGCCACAAAGTGCGTGCGGCTTTCCTTCCCGCCCTTCACCACCGCCATCTTTAGGCGGTTCTTGGGGTTACGGCCGATGGGGGCATCGATGCAGCCCTCCAAATCGCGCGGGCAGCCCCACACGAGCGCATTGTAGGTGCGGTGCAATGTGCGGGTTTCCAGCTGGTGCGCCAAATGCCTGTGCGCCGCATCGTTTTTCGCCACCACCATGAGACCCGGCGTATCCTTGTCCAGGCGGTGCACGATACCCGGGCGAAGCGGACCATTTACAGTTGAGAGATTTTCCTTGAAATGGTGCAGCAGGCCTGCCGCCAGCGTTCCGTTCTGCACGCCGTTACCCGGATGCACCACCAGGTTGCGCGGCTTGTTCAATACGACAATGTCATCGTCCTCGTACACGATGTCGAGCGGGATTTCCTCGGGTTCAAGCGTACTCGCCTGCTTCTCGGGGACCTTCTCCACCACCACGACCATACCGCTCTCCACGCGAAAATTCTTGGAAACGGCAACACCGCCCACCTTCACTTCGCCTGCAACTATAAGTTTCTGTACGTCAGTGCGGGACACGTTCTCCATCGCGCCGACAAGGAACTTGTCGATGCGTTCACCGGAGTGTTCATCTTTTACAGGAAAATTCATGTTGCCAAACTTACAAAAAAAAAGTATGCCCGCGTGGACTGCCCTTCTTTTTTTCGTATCTTTCTAGCATGACTTCATTCCAGAGAATTATTCGCATATTCGCCATCTGCACGCTGTTCCTTGCCGCAATGGCCAGCGCCGACACAACCAGCGTCATAAATGCCCGCCCCTCCATAAACGGGAAGCTCCATGTAGAAGGCACGAACCTCTTCGACGAACATGGCAACCAGGTTGTCATCAAGGGCGCGAGTACCCACGGGCTCACCTGGTTCCCGCAATACGTAAACACCAACCTTTTCCGCCAACTCAGCAGGGAATGGAACACAAACCTGATTCGCCTAGCCATGTATTCGTACGACTACGTGCACGGCGACCGCGAAAAGAACCTCGAGATTCTGCGGAAGGGCGTGCAGTACGCCATCGAGAACGACATGTACGTGATGGTGGACTGGCATATTCTCATCGACAACAACCCGAACGAGAACCTTGCCGAAGCCATCAATTTCTTCAACATGATGGCAAAGGAATACGCGAACGTCCCAAACGTGATTTTCGAAATCTGCAACGAACCCAACGGAGACTGCACCTGGGAAGACATCAAGGAATACGCGAACATCATCATTCCCGTTATCCGCAGGCACAAGCCCGACGCCCTGATTCTCATCGGCACCCCGAATTACGACCGCGAAATCCAGGAGCCGGCAAAGGACCCGGTGGCCTTCGACAACGTGATGTATTCGTTTCACTTCTACGCCACTTCCCACAAGGGCGAATCGCTTGCACTCCTCAAGGAAGTCGTAGGCGGCGGCACCCCCATCTTCATTACCGAAAGCGGACTCTGCGAAGCGAGCGGCGACGGAAAGATTGATCTGGAAAGCGTCAAGCAGTGGTACGCCACCCTAGATTCCCTGCACCTGAGCTACACCATCTGGAGCATGTCCAACAAGGAAGAGGAATCCGCCATGGTGCGTGCCGATTCACGTGCAGTGGATTCCCTTGCCGAAAGCGACCTGAGCCTTTCGGGCCTCTATGCGCGGGCTCTTTTCCAGGGCAAGGACCTGAACAAGATTCCGCTCATCTATGAGCCCGTATCGAGTTTCAAGATTCTCGCCCGCACGAAGCCCTATATTGTGTGGGGGATTTTCGCCATTCCCGTCTTTATCGTAATCCTTGTCGCTTTCCTTATCCAGAAAATCAGGAAGCGTTTCCGCTACAGCAAGGTTCGCACGTACGACGACCTGCTTAAATTCAGCAAGAACGAAAGCGCGAAAAAATTCAACTCCAGGCCAGCAAAGCAATTACTCGGCGACCTGTTTCTCTTCCTGAGCACTTTCTTCACGTTAATTTATCTATGCTGGCGTTTTACATGTTCCATTCCGTATGCCTACGGCTGGATTGCCATCATCGGAAGCTGCATCCTGCTCGCCATAGAAGTCCTCGGCTTTATCGAATCGCTCATACACTACGGCGGAATGCTCAAGCTACGGGAACATCCCCTGCCCGAAATTGCCGACGCGGATTACCCCGACGTGGATGTTTTCATTTCGACTTATAACGAACCGCCCGAACTTTTGCGCAAGACGATTATCGGCTGCAAGCACATGGATTACCCCGACAGGTCGAAGGTGCATATCTACCTGTGCGACGACAACCGCCGTAGCGAAATGCGCAAACTCGCCGAGGAACTGGAGATAAACTACTTCGACCGCCCGAATAACGAGGGCGCGAAGGCGGGTAACCTGAACGCGGCACTCGCCCGCACGAGTTCGCCCTACGTGGTGACTTTTGACGCGGACATGATTCCGCAGAGGAAGTTCCTGCTCAAGACTATCCCCTATTTTGTAGACGCCGAACGCATCAACGAAAGCCTCCCCGAAGAAACGCGCCGCCCGCTCGGGTTTATCCAGACACCGCAAAGTTTCTACACGCCCGACGTGTTCCAGCACAACCTCTACGCCGAAACGAAGGTCCCTAATGAGCAGGACTACTTCTACTGCGTCATCGAGGCGGCAAAGACATCAACAAACAGCGTGATTTACGGCGGGTCGAACACGATTATTTCGCGCAAGGCACTTGACGCCATCGGCGGATTCTACACGAAATCCATCACGGAAGACTTTGCGACAGGCATGCTGATCGAATCGGCAGGCTTTGTGAGCCTCGGTCTTTCGCAACCGCTCGCATCGGGCATTGCGCCCTCGACATTCAAGGAACACATCCAGCAGCGCACCCGCTGGGGACGCGGCGTCATTGCGACCACAAAGCAGCTCAAGTTTATGTTCAACCGCAAGTTGAACATCTCGCAAAAACTGAGTTACCTGAGTTCCGTACTTTACTGGTTCTCCCCTGTCAAGAACCTGATCTACCTGCTTTCGCCCCTGATGTTCGCCGTATTCTGCATCCCGATTTTCAAGTGTACACTTATCGACCTCGCCCTCTTCTGGCTCCCGATGCACCTGATGTCGATGTGGGCCCTCCGCTTCACAAGCCACGGGAAGATCAGCGCCCGCTGGAGCGGCATCTACGAGACATCCGTCATGCCGTTCCTGCTTTTGCCCATCGTCAAAGAGACTCTGGGTATGACGCTTTCCAAGTTCAAGGTGACCCAGAAAGACAAGCGCGCAGTCCGACCGCAGGCCGACGGGAAGACTATCGCCCCGTTTGCCGTATTGCTCGTACTCACTCTCGCGGGTATCGTCCACATGGGCTACATGATTATCGCACTCGGATACATCGAAATTCTCGCCGTTCTCTTCTGGCTTTTCCGCAACGCCTACTACCTCACCATGTGCTTATTCCTCGGGATGGGCCGCGACTCCGACAGCGAACCCGTGAAGGTCCTTGCCGCCGAGAACGTGATGGTGAAAAAGCAGGACGGACACGAAATCGAGGGCATTACCACGAAGTTGACGGAACACGGAGTGGACATCTTTACCGACGAACTGAACATCCTGAACCTAGGCGAGCCCATCAGCCTCACCA
The Fibrobacter sp. UWR3 genome window above contains:
- a CDS encoding cellulase family glycosylhydrolase — encoded protein: MTSFQRIIRIFAICTLFLAAMASADTTSVINARPSINGKLHVEGTNLFDEHGNQVVIKGASTHGLTWFPQYVNTNLFRQLSREWNTNLIRLAMYSYDYVHGDREKNLEILRKGVQYAIENDMYVMVDWHILIDNNPNENLAEAINFFNMMAKEYANVPNVIFEICNEPNGDCTWEDIKEYANIIIPVIRRHKPDALILIGTPNYDREIQEPAKDPVAFDNVMYSFHFYATSHKGESLALLKEVVGGGTPIFITESGLCEASGDGKIDLESVKQWYATLDSLHLSYTIWSMSNKEEESAMVRADSRAVDSLAESDLSLSGLYARALFQGKDLNKIPLIYEPVSSFKILARTKPYIVWGIFAIPVFIVILVAFLIQKIRKRFRYSKVRTYDDLLKFSKNESAKKFNSRPAKQLLGDLFLFLSTFFTLIYLCWRFTCSIPYAYGWIAIIGSCILLAIEVLGFIESLIHYGGMLKLREHPLPEIADADYPDVDVFISTYNEPPELLRKTIIGCKHMDYPDRSKVHIYLCDDNRRSEMRKLAEELEINYFDRPNNEGAKAGNLNAALARTSSPYVVTFDADMIPQRKFLLKTIPYFVDAERINESLPEETRRPLGFIQTPQSFYTPDVFQHNLYAETKVPNEQDYFYCVIEAAKTSTNSVIYGGSNTIISRKALDAIGGFYTKSITEDFATGMLIESAGFVSLGLSQPLASGIAPSTFKEHIQQRTRWGRGVIATTKQLKFMFNRKLNISQKLSYLSSVLYWFSPVKNLIYLLSPLMFAVFCIPIFKCTLIDLALFWLPMHLMSMWALRFTSHGKISARWSGIYETSVMPFLLLPIVKETLGMTLSKFKVTQKDKRAVRPQADGKTIAPFAVLLVLTLAGIVHMGYMIIALGYIEILAVLFWLFRNAYYLTMCLFLGMGRDSDSEPVKVLAAENVMVKKQDGHEIEGITTKLTEHGVDIFTDELNILNLGEPISLTISKKMYTLQVTGTVVAIRNTRSPRIPSVYTVEILDFGGQKDEYIQMLYDRTPTLPQRLRLGEGHIDNLWNNIAHRIVTR
- a CDS encoding RluA family pseudouridine synthase, with translation MNFPVKDEHSGERIDKFLVGAMENVSRTDVQKLIVAGEVKVGGVAVSKNFRVESGMVVVVEKVPEKQASTLEPEEIPLDIVYEDDDIVVLNKPRNLVVHPGNGVQNGTLAAGLLHHFKENLSTVNGPLRPGIVHRLDKDTPGLMVVAKNDAAHRHLAHQLETRTLHRTYNALVWGCPRDLEGCIDAPIGRNPKNRLKMAVVKGGKESRTHFVAKEFFAIATLLELQLESGRTHQIRVHTRYTGHPVVGDPLYDGREESLNRVPPLMKEIAEKVLEIAPAQLLQAVKIELIHPRTGKKMKFKVPLEEPFAKVLKLLKKECPADAPVFDEEEGFRDFDADIRFDEGFDEDFEGDMPEEEQECVFPELKERKTRAQRHAEKAATAAHRKAKAAERKLIKQMKAARKKGVATEDFVEPGYEPTIDPDLLD
- the murC gene encoding UDP-N-acetylmuramate--L-alanine ligase, with protein sequence MTESYFFIGVAGVGMSAIAQYLAGKGVAVSGSDRQFGEFLAGKCEKPLVMGQLEDCGIKCFAQDGSGIVAGLSAVVVSTAIEDTNPDLKRAKELGVPVMHRSEMLAKISKEARTIAVSGTSGKSTVTAMIYHILEYAGLQPSVMTGAGLVNLQKQGKIGNAVSGKGEWLVVEADESDGTLVRYEPEIGLILNVDKDHKEMDELQEIFLKFSHNILDNGKILIVNDAHPLAKKFSAGREFDFGFENYVGVQGTDFKTAGTHIKFRVRHKAELVNFEVPLPGKHNMENALAATAAALFAGVSLHTCADALATFPGVFRRHQILGTFNGVTLVDDFAHNPAKIAASIRSVQDFTEGRVIAWFQPHGFGPTRFLRHDLVEFIAKTLRPKDFDDDRDNDMMFFSEIYYAGGTVTRDISAGDLADDLLLKGCEAIYIENRDECAKKMVECAQPGDTILLMGARDPSLEGFARSVKSLLEAK